Within the Capsicum annuum cultivar UCD-10X-F1 unplaced genomic scaffold, UCD10Xv1.1 ctg15798, whole genome shotgun sequence genome, the region TTTCTGATTCTTGGAATACGTAAATTCGGAATGATTCTCTTGACTATCACTTGAGCTTTTAATCTTGAAAGTTAAAAAGAGAAGTAGTGTCGAAATTGATTCTTAGCTACATACATGACGACTCTTTgagtttatgaaataaggaaaatgtcataagtcttgaaatttaggcctatttggccatgaaaacataatttttcggagttggaattgaagttggagttggtgttgtgtttggccatgaatataaattaaagttatttttgaaattttatgagagaagtaggagtaaaaaaaaagtgaaaacaagtttttcttgttttcacttttccaaaatacaatttcaaatagtatttggaattttcatggccaaacactgtggttttcacttttttcactaaagtgataatttttcgaaaaaaagtgaaaaaatactcatggccaaacggctacttaaaTTATTGTGGCATAGTCATTAAATATATTCTACACAACATTTTAATGGTTCTCTTGATTCATTTAAAAAAGGCCAAACACATTGACAAGCCTATCAACTTGGCAcaatctttcactttgacacctaaagtggacgttgttcatttAAGCACCTAAACCAGCTACAAACtgtgtcattttggcacctttcGCTAACATGACAATTATTGTCATTGTTATTCTTGTTGGTAATGTCCATGTTGTTATTGTCATAATTGCTGTTACACCTGATAATCCTAACCTTTGGTTGCATCTAATTCTTGTCTGACAGTATGGTTCTTGTGCAGTGTATAAAGATGATAAAGAGAGGAAGAGAAACCAATCTATGATGAAGACAAAAACAGCTTCTTTGAAGTGCTACTTCGTTAGGTTTGAGTCCATTGAAACTTGCCATGAGGGAGGATCCTATGTATTTTCTACCAAAAGGATCAGTGAAGCAAGGTGTCAGTTCATGCATGTACATATGGTTTCTAATATGGCAAAATATGCAGCCAGGTTGGTCTCCTCGATAGTCATATTTAATCTCTATTGAGCTTTCTTGGCCGAGTAGTAAACTTTAGGCATACATGCAGGCTTTCATTAATTCTCTCAAAGACAATTAAGCTTCAAGTGAATCTTGCTTCTGTCACAATTGAAAGAATTGAAGATATACTTCGTCGGGTATCAGTTTTctgttttcatatgtttttactTCCTCTTGTGATTTTCTGATAAATATGTAGAGCAGATtcatttatccttttattttaattaattgtaGGATGAAAATGGTTGTATTATTCGTGATGAAGATGGCGAACCTTGTATACATACTGATGGAACTGGATTCATATCAGAAGATTTAGCTATATGCATTGTCCCAAAGATTTTTCCAAAGCAGAATATATAAAAGATGAAAACTAGGAGGTACACACAATTTCtttagataggaaggtgtggaggccGCGTATTAGGGTAGAAGGATAGTAGGGAATCGAGTGTTGTGTTGCCTCTAGAAGGTTCAGTTGCTGGTGTTTTTCATATTACTAGTATAGTACCCACGCGATGCGCGGAAAGTATTccagaataaaaattataaaaattattattactttttttgcTTGATCATAGCAAGTTTCTTCCATCTTAAATTACAGTAAAATTTGTATTATGtgcaataaaatttaaaatttattcatgaatccataaaattatttatgaattattaatgtcatcttttaaattatgtgttttttaatcaaaaataataCAACTCCTATAGTTTAGTATAATctaagttcaattttttttagcaTAATACATCACCTCAAGCTATTAAATAACTATTGTgctttataaataaaattacatcAGTATAttaccaacaacaaaaaaatttgcTATTAAATTAACAGTAAAGCATTGTGAATAGTGAACTAATATTTACGTAAATTCTTTTGAGATTGCTCATAATACATGGATGAAATAACACAACTTTCAAAAAGAGCACTTATCCTCTTAAGTGTAAATCCGAGCTAATAATTTGTGTATTCTAGGCACACTACTAATACCTCTATGTCTACCTAGAAGGGACTAATAAGAGCATTCCACCTATCTACCTCTGTTTAGTATTATCTCTGTTGTACAACTTCTCTATCTATTTCTATCTTTCCTATACCACTGTACTATTTTATGCCCATATACTCTGTCTGTACACTCCTCTTTCGTCTGGCCGCATATCATAGTTGTTCGCTGGACTTTGTGATTCCACATTGCCTTGTTCCTAGCACTCCAAATAGCTTATACCAAAGCAGCCAGAACAGCAAGTGCAAAGCTTCTACAGAGCCTTCGTTTCAGTTTTCTGAACACTCTTTTCCATATGTTAGGATGAGATGTCTCTATTATTCCCTGTATACCTGGT harbors:
- the LOC124890340 gene encoding probable RNA-dependent RNA polymerase 3 — encoded protein: MMKTKTASLKCYFVRFESIETCHEGGSYVFSTKRISEARCQFMHVHMVSNMAKYAARLSLILSKTIKLQVNLASVTIERIEDILRRDENGCIIRDEDGEPCIHTDGTGFISEDLAICIVPKIFPKQNI